The following proteins come from a genomic window of Cuculus canorus isolate bCucCan1 chromosome 29, bCucCan1.pri, whole genome shotgun sequence:
- the LOC128849481 gene encoding uncharacterized protein LOC128849481, giving the protein MDYWEDPPGHANAGLVGMRMQSSPNTERLHPTLSPTKQPPIPTDYGTAEGFDVQPRSSGWRGAKGGFCASPAPLSTQEAQFRGRLVEHQSYSGDAGADSAPPEPKRALVEHFPAAGTCGADKLPSLPSLDRYRALSALPAVRTRWQSDNREVITGFSSFLLQEKGGPVPFPDKQKLNVQRSGVGGQEGRGAGVRARSHALPHPGGAKEERGGAPGCGWREKHP; this is encoded by the exons ATGGATTACTGGGAAGATCCACCAGGACATGCAAACGCCGGGCTGGTGGGGATGAGGATGCAGAGCTCCCCAAACACAGAG CGGCTGCATCCGACCTTATCGCCTACGAAACAACCACCAATCCCAACGGATTACGGCACAGCCGAGGGCTTTGATGTCCAACCTCGTTCCTCCGGTTGGCGCGGGGCGAAAGGTGGATTCTGCGCCTCCCCGGCTCCGTTATCAACCCAAGAGGCTCAATTCCGAGGCCGTTTGGTTGAGCATCAGAGCTATTCCGGCGATGCCGGCGCGGACTCTGCTCCACCGGAGCCCAAACGGGCGCTCGTGGAGCATTTTCCAGCTGCCGGGACGTGCGGTGCTGATAAACTGCCATCCCTTCCCAGCTTGGATCGATACAGGGCGTTATCGGCGCTGCCGGCGGTCCGAACCCGTTGGCAGAGCGATAACCGCGAGGTTATCACcgggttttcttcctttcttctccaagaAAAAGGAGGTCCGGTGCCTTTTCCTGATAAGCAAAAGCTGAACGTGCAACGCTCCGGAGTCGGCGGGCAGGAGGGCAGAGGCGCGGGCGTGCGTGCTCGGAGCCACGCGCTGCCACATCCCGGAGGTGccaaagaggagagagggggggcACCGGGATGTGGCTGGAGGGAAAAGCATCCCTAA